Genomic window (Sphaeramia orbicularis chromosome 7, fSphaOr1.1, whole genome shotgun sequence):
attcaGTGACTTCACAAAGTCTTTATGTTAGTGAAGTGAATATGTGTACCAAAGTCACTGAAGTTGTTGCTATTCTTTGTCTCAAAATTTGCATAAACCATCCAGCTATCTGTTAATAGTGAGGCGAACAAAAACCCCAACATGACTTTACCTCTCTCCTCTCCATATTCTAAATAAACTTATAAAACCCCAAAAATAAGTCTTGAAAAATGTGAATTTCATGACCTGTCAATACATACTAAAACTCTATCAAATCTGTGTAATCCTTTCACTTGTGACTTGGATAAGTGATTTTTATTTTAGTAAGATTTGACTGATGAATCCATGTCagtcattttcattatttatccgTTGATCAGATGAATCTCTAAAAGACTTGGTATCACAAAAAATAACTGACAGTGTTATAGCAGGGCTGTATAATAGCTGTGTTACAGAGTTGACTCTATCCAAACAAACCACTCAGCTAATGAAGAGAAACCTAATCTTTTCCACTATAAAATATGATATTCACAATCTTACTGTGTGCTTTATTGTGGTGAAAGTTTCAATTAGCAGCCTGTTTGGAGGGTAGGCATTACACACTGTTCACTTGACACCATTAATCCCGGTGTTCAAGTCTCCAATCAAATCTCATTGTGACAGGCATTAGAGGATTATCCCTTTGGGCCCTAACAGTCGGCCAGGCGGCCCCCGGCAAACAGCACATCCAGTAACAGTGGCCCTGCTTCTCCTCGCTGCCTGCCTCAGCCTGGCTGGGCCTGGGAGAGCTGCCGGGGCTGATGGGCCGGCGCTCAGCTGGCCGGCTCACTGTCAGGGCTCGGCCTTTACAGGGATGTACGGACAAGATGGGATGATGCAGTTCACCAATGCAGGTAAAGCTGCAGCAAACAAGACTCTAAACTGGGGCGACATAGATTACCTCTGGAATCAGTGGAGAAAGTTGATTTTTCTGGATTATTGTGCGATTTGTACTTAAAATGGACATTAATAGACCGGATACACACAGAATTCCTTGTGTTGGTGACTGATAGCCACCTGAGTCTACTTCcaaaaggtgtttttttgggaAATTGTGCCTACTTACAACTCAAAGGAGCtactaaaattaaaaaagaaagtgACTATTATTTGAGACTATATAGACTAGGCTAAACTATTTTGACCTGTATATGGTATTAACTCTGTTTTTGCTGCAGAATACTGCCATTATACAACTTTTCTGAGCTATCTCTGTGAGTTTGCATTTGTTGTATATGTCCACATGATGGCAGTATTAAGCAGTGAGTTCAACCTGACTGTGAGGCCTGTGGCTGTAGAAAAAGGTTGGTGtgtgacattgaaataaaaatgaaagcaCTGGTTTATTAAAAGACACTAAATAGAATAAGAGCCTCTGCAGATAGAAAAGAGAGCAGTGGATGAACACAAATGAGACATAAACCATTGAAGGTTCACTAAAGAGGAAAAGTGGTGCTGGAGGCAGgggaagatgatgatgattatttacCATGTTCGTCAAAGAAATTACAGATTGTTAGGATTTATCATGAGGCTAATTTATCATATTGTTTTTAAGGCTGTGGAGGTTAAATGTCTATCGAGCGGCTGATGACTGAAGGACCAATAAGTAGTCACAGAGATAAAGGCAGTCGGAGCGGAGCTGCTGACAGGGGTGATTGGGCCAACAGTCAAAATGAATTCTCAGCAAAACAGAGTTAATGATTACAGAGCCTTATCACACACTGTGATTGATTTACGTCTTGCATGGGTCTTCATGTTTATTGATGCAATTGTTTACTTATTTGGTGAACAGAGGCTACTTGAGTTTTTGGAGTCAGACAGGATTTGAAGTAAAAATGAATCACAACTTTGGCTTTTCTTGCTTTATCTgcaaatttcacaaaatcacagcAAAGAAGTAAATGTGTAATATAAGGAAAAATAATTTTGTGTCAGAACAGCTGCAATTTTTGTACAAAAGCTGTTTGTATGACCAAATATTCTCTGCCATAAGGATCTTTTAGACTATTTAGAGacaaaatacaaaccaaaagGACTGTATTATTAATAGTAGATTCACACTTATGGCTCATCATAAGAAAATATGTATTTCATAACAattcctgtgtattttttttttttaaatcaacagctaAGGGTCATCTTAAAACAGTACGAAACTTAAAAACCAAACATTTACCATCATTCCCTTTCAATTACACAGGATTTCTTTTTCTAACTACTAAAGATGGATATTCTTCTCTAAGCCTCAGTTTGGCAACCTGACCACATCCACGATTACATCTGACATATTAGCACAATTTAAGCATAAAACTATTTAACTAAACCTGCGACAAGAGATGAAGCAGCTTTTGAGAACAAGTTTGTAGGCCTCTGGAGACAGATCAGCATCACTGGAGGTATAGTGGGCTATTATTTGGTAAAATATACATCAGATGTGGTTAGTTTAGCTGTGTAGAGGTGCACTATAAAGGCAGTAGAAGGATTTAAGAGAATTTCACAGATGTTAGAAACAAACATAACATTCAtatataatgattaaaaaaagggAATTAAATCATTATAAGAGGTTAATCAGTGTTattataaatatgaaaataagTAACAATATTCCAGAGGTACAGAAAATATGATATTCCCCCAGGCCAACCGCAGAGGCTTGCATAAGCTATGTTATTTGCAGATAGTTATCTGTTGACAAGGTCTTTGCCATGACACTCTACTCACCTATCTCCTCCATCTACTGAAGCGGAGCAGAGCAGCCGCCTTTTTCTGCTGCAGCCAGCACATTGTCTCCTTCTGTTTTACTCTTATCAACATCAGCATAGTCCTGAATGTTTCTTACAAACACTCACATTTTCCCCCTGCGCTGATGAGGCTCGCTTTGAAAGAACAAAATAAGTCCTCAGACAGACAGTGTATTCCACATTTCAGTGACTCTTCCAGGCTGTGATGATTGTCTTTTTTCCTCCCAGCTGCTGCCTCCTGTGTTTTCATTTCAATATGCTGCTTGCCTGCTGCTTGTCTTTGAGTTCGGACATGGGGAAATGAAATGTAGTCATTGAGGAGAAGGTACAAATAGGCAGTGGTTGCAAATGGAGTTTGGTCAGTGGTCGGAGATTCCTATTCAGAAGATAGACAGGACTTTGTTCACAAACTGGAGTTTGAAGTTTCAAAGGGGAGAATCACACAAGtgttacatcaggtctcagtgatCCTTTGACTTTTAGCCCCGGGGCAGGAGTTTGGGTGACTGATTATAAGACAATACGCTCTGGTCCATCACATTAACAACATGGCAAACTCCTGCTGCACGTAGTGTGTATTCAGCCCATAAATATGAGGCAGTGGTTTCCAGCTGCATCCATTATCCACATGGGAAAATCACTCAGTACCAGTTTACTTCTGAAACTTTCTTCAGGAACTTAAGTTTTGTCTtgagtaaaaatataaatatgtataactCAGGTGTATGAATTTGATGACTGTGTTATAAATGATCACCTCAACAAACACAGGTTTTTACTGATTTACTGTGTTTGTAAGGCCTGCACGTGTCAGTCCAGGCTGTGCACTGTGGGAAGGTAGCCTAGCATGTTAAagctaacccccccaccccaaaatgCAGATAAGTATAGGAGTATTTTTGATCAAACCTGCCCTATCTCACACTTCAGAACAGTTTGTTGCTTCATGATTAAGAAAGCTATAACTGTGTAGATTATACTTTATAGTCCTGTATATGACTGTTCCTTGAGGAGTTCGCAGAAATTTAAGATGGGAGCAGCGATAAAAGCACTTTAATGACAGGGAAGATAAGATTTGCTGAGTGACTCATTCATAGCTCCACACTGATTCTCACATCCCCCCTTTCCCTCTGCcttctgctctgaaataatgagcTAACTTCTTGAGCAAATATGGGCATTGCAGAAGAGCAGAACAGATCGAACATGAAGAAATGCTGTAATGTGTGACCTCTGCACACACAAATGAAATAGCATGTTCTCCTACAGCTACATTTCATGAAGCATCATTCTCAGTGAACAGTATTTAGGCACATGAAAAATTCGATTTTGATTGTGGGCGTTGTTGTCCCTGAGTTAATCAGTTCAGAATAAaaggttagggttatttacacggtaaaaaaaatcaatgaatctCACTCTGTGTACGCAGATGGCACTCTGATGAGAAGAGATTAAACGTTAGGTTTTAATCACAGGCCgatcatttacattttaatttcCGATTGGATTAAATGGGTCAAATTAGATGGAATGATTGAGCTGGTGATCTCAGTGTCATGTGGATGAGCTTCCAGGAATGTTACAGTGTTTGTTCGCTGCATTGGAGAAAATAATTTGATGAGTTTTATGGGACTTTCTGTATAATTTAAGTGTATGGTTAACAAGTACATGGGGTTTACTGCTTCTGAGGTCTGGCTGAACTCAAGATCGTTGACCTATTGCTATGTACTGGCACTTTCTCTTCAAATACAGGACTACTGTTTGCTGTGTGACATGCAACAGGCAGACACTTTGCGCAAGCAGAGTATTTATTTGTGAAAACACTCAAATTTAGGACAGTGCTTCGAGAAATCACGTGAAAACTCAGAAACTGAAAGCGTATGAcacttcacacaaaaaaaaatgacaaatgatgAGTCTTTATTTGTACGCGGGTGGCAAAAAGTTCTCATATCAAGACAAAAACTGTCATAGACAGCCTCAGCAATTCTACAAAGAAGGAATCTATGGATGGACGCATAGATTTATTTGCAAAAGTGCGTAGACTCTAATAGATCTTATGTAGAAAAATAATTTAGCTATTTTTAACTTTtgattacatttgtctgagaactttttgactttcCCCTCATATATAAGCTGCTTAATTTGTAGTTAAAATGGGAAACTAAGTGAAGATTTTTAATGTAAATTATTTTGTAATACAATCAAGTTAGACCTAGAATTAAAGCTGATAAGAATTGCACATTCATTGCAGCAATAAGCAAATATTTCAGCAAATCGCCCTTTGATCGTCATATTCCAAGTAAGTTATGGagttttttgatgtttttgtaacaaaaaaaaactaaatatattttAGGGCATTAATGGAGGATTTTTAATGTTTCAGCAAAAAATAGTAGTActacatatttacattataaaaCTTCCCACAAAATGGAACAGGAATCAGATGTAGACTTTTCTAATGTCAATATATCTAGACTTTTTGTTTTGTGAATTAGTCCTCTGTGTTCCAGTATCAAGACTTCCTTCAAAAAATGTCTTCTAATCTTTTTCCCCCTAAATAATTCTAACTTCCTCTAAATCATATCTCTTAGAGTAACAGCTGCTTTTCCAACAATGAGCACTGGGCTTTTGGATCAGAAAGCAGTCCCACGTGCACCGTGCATTTAGGGAAACAATGAAGTCTTTTACTTAAAGGCATCACTTTGCTTTAGCAAGAGTTATTTATTTCCTGTGTTAATTATGCTAGAATTAACTAAGATTTACCAGAGACGCATTATACACGTGGTCTGAATATGAATAATCTAACTACTGAGGAGAGTTTGCACTTAAAAAGCTCCTGGCTTCTTTATAACAGCTACGTGGATGCTGTATTTTGTGTGCATGTGATATGAGCGTGTTATAAAAGTGGACAACTGGATTAAGGAAGTGTTACAGTGAAGTTATATGACAATGTAATGACCTGATGTAGATCTTATTGTGGAAATGTTCCTGGATTTCTGGCAGAGTGACATCTGAAAGAGCAGATATCAAagttatgttaaaaaaacacagtGATATAGCATTGAAGAGGCTGGTTAATGATCAACCAGAAGACTCTCCACCTCTCCCGTGGTTAGTGACATGCGGGAAGGAGGGGATGAAGGTGATTTCTGCTGTCAGTCAGCTGCCTCCTAAAGGTCTCCATCAGAGTCAACTGGGCCAGGAGCTACCTTTTACTGGGCGGAGCTAGGCTCAAAAAGAGGAGGTGGGGGCTCAGTGGAGGTGTGTATGggtgaggaggtggaggaggaggggggcacATTAGCTTCTTGGACAAGTCTTTCTGCCTCACTGTCAGGTAGTTGAGAATTTGTTTGTCCAAAGCGCTCGCAGACATGGACATGGCAGACTACAGCGAGGCTCTGGACCCAGCCTACACCACACTGGAGTTTGAAAACATGCAAGTGCTCACCATGGGCACAGGTGAGTCAAATATTTCCAGCTCTGGTGTTGAACTTTGAAACTTTTAGTGATTTAAAACTTTGGTCAGGAGAGGACACGGGGTGTTCTTGCACAAAGTGATAAAAAGgggtcatttgtccatgtgctgCTGCATGCAGAGTGATGATCCCATACAGTGCAGTGGTCTGGGACTCCTCTTTTATCACCTCTGGGTGCAGAAGTAAAACATTAAGAGATCTTCATTTATGAGAGAACTCCTAATGCTTACAGATCATCTGGTTGAAGTTGGACATGCAGTACTTTTACCTGTTTCAGCTTGTTCAGAGATGATTGACTGCAGTGGATTGATGTTCATCCCCTAATGAAGCAGTAGTTTGGGAATCATTAATATGCTTCTCTTCTTACCAACGGTCTGTTCCCACAGAGGACAAAGTTAAGAAAAAGGGTAGAGGTTTTTGGAAAGTGCTCTTTTAGATGTAATGATGACacctacttatttatttatgcagTCTCCCATGACTTCTGGCTCTGATCCTGATTCAAAATGAAAGGATTCccatgtaaaataaatacagtgacCTATTAAACAACCTCAACGTTTAACTTTTTTTGACTTATGAGTCATTGTGTCATTTTCAATCTATAGCATGTGTCATGACACAGAGTGATTGATTTAGTCTGGTGACTGTGAGGCCGGCTGTAAAAGAAAACTGTCTCCAGTGATTACCTTTTCAGAGGTCAATCAAAACTACATCAATTAGGGTCTGTTGACTTTGTCTGAGTTACTCAGGCAGGTAATGGATCCTGACAGATTTGCATGCAGGCAGGTTTTGATCACTGCGGTCATTACAGCCATTAGCGCCTTGTTAAATTAAGAATGTATGACTTTCAGTCAGGTGACACTGATGAAGCAAATTTTCTTGATGATcactaactgttttttttttttttttatctttctttatgcatgttttctctggtttttggTTCATCCTATATACTCCTGTAAAAAGCCTTTTGACCCAATAAGACCTGTGTCTCTCACCTCTGTATATCAGATTCCTCACCGACTGAGAGCACCAATATGAGTGCGGCAGGCCACCTGGCGGCGGGCAGCCTGTGTGCCATATGTGGAGACAGAGCCACTGGCAAACACTACGGGGCCTCCAGCTGTGACGGGTGCAAAGGCTTCTTCAGACGCAGCGTCCGCAAAAACCACATGTACTCCTGCAGGTGAGGGTCGATATGCAAAGACTGATGAGGATGAGAAACTAATTGGTTTCTGATAAATATCACAAGGATGACTTGAGCAGTGCTTATGCAACTGAGCAAAACACTGCACAATCAGTGGAAATCTTGGTAAATCATGTTGCAAATTTGTCTCCTTTCCAGGTTCAATAGACAGTGTATTGTGGACAAAGACAAGAGGAATCAATGCAGATACTGCCGATTGAAGAAATGCTTCAGAGCTGGCATGAAAAAAGAAGGTAGCATCTTTTTaatcaatgtttgtttttttgtggaaaCAATAGACTTTCCAACTTGATCGGGAAATCACTGCCACAGTGTGTTCTGTCCCTGCTGAATTGACACCGCTCATCTGAGTGTGTTGCAATACCCAGAAGAGTAGTACTTTGTTAATGTTCACTCTGTGAAGCGCTGAAGTCTCTGACCGGCTCATGCTGAGCAAACATTTCTGAGCAATAATAGCCATATACTGATAAACACGACAACCTTGGAAGGCTTACTTTTCTTTTAAATTACTCTGCGGCCTGCCTTTGTGTAGCAAAGagagaacaaaaaactaaacatatctattgtttgtgtttttttattcaatCAGAAAATGGCCTATTCTTCTCTAATCCTTTAACTCTCTGCAAACACCAAATAATTATGACtgaatatctataaaaccataactaTTGATGTGTTTTCAGCTGTACAGAATGAAAGAGACAGAATTAGCACCAGAAGATCCAGCTATGAAGACAGCAGTTTACCATCCATTAATGCACTCATTCAGGCAGACGTCCTGTCCAGACAGGTATTAAAACATCTTTGGCAATCACATCTAACTAATCTAATGAATGTACGGACAACTCATCATTTAATATTGTGCATTGTTTAACCAGATCACCTCGCCTGCTCCCATACTTAATGGTGACATAAGGACCAAAAAGATTGCTGCCATCACAGATGTGTGTGAGTCCATGAAACAGCAGCTGTTGGTCTTGGTAGAGTGGGCCAAGTACATCCCAGCCTTCTGTGACCTGCCCCTGGATGACCAGGTAAAACTCATACACAGACAGAGAGTACATAGTTGTATAGACACTTTGGTCACTCATCAACCAGCTTCCACCAACAAGATCCATCTCACACTATAGTGTTGGTGAAGAGTGCAGGAGCACGTGGATATAGAGTTATCAGGAGGATACCTCATCTAAATAACACCACCACAAAACATTTCATTCTTCTATCAGATTAGctattttttaaagttttaatcCTGAGTTAAAATATGATGACTTGGTTTTAAAGTTATATCCcactcaaaagaaaaaaaaagtgctgaatCATTAACAGTGTGATCACCAGGCCTTAGTAACTCATTTGCTGATGTTATATTGTGAAGGAGCCTGTGTCTTCTGCTTTTTCAGAGCTATAGTTGAAAAGAGTTACTGTGCATCCTGTGTGCAcactgtactgtgtgtgtgtgagtgattaAAAACATTTGCTACATTTCAGGTGGCGTTGCTGCGAGCTCATGCTGGAGAACATCTCCTGCTCGGTGCTGCAAAGAGATCTATGCTTTACAAAGATATCCTCTTATTAGGTAAAACATAAGGGAATATCTGACTCCTATGACATGTTCTATAGAAACAGTAGGATCTAATCAAGGGCTAAAATGTAACTCTCCTGCAGGAAATGACCACATCATTCCCAGAAACTGTCCAGAGTTGGAAGTCGGCAGGGTAGCAGTGAGAATCCTGGACGAGCTGGTGCTTCCCTTCCAGGAGCTTCAAATAGACGACAATGAATACGCCTGCTTGAAAGCCATAGTCTTCTTTGATCCAGGTACAACTGGCACAAATATGAAAT
Coding sequences:
- the hnf4a gene encoding hepatocyte nuclear factor 4-alpha; its protein translation is MYGQDGMMQFTNADSSPTESTNMSAAGHLAAGSLCAICGDRATGKHYGASSCDGCKGFFRRSVRKNHMYSCRFNRQCIVDKDKRNQCRYCRLKKCFRAGMKKEAVQNERDRISTRRSSYEDSSLPSINALIQADVLSRQITSPAPILNGDIRTKKIAAITDVCESMKQQLLVLVEWAKYIPAFCDLPLDDQVALLRAHAGEHLLLGAAKRSMLYKDILLLGNDHIIPRNCPELEVGRVAVRILDELVLPFQELQIDDNEYACLKAIVFFDPDAKGLSDPGKIKRMRYQVQVSLEDYINDRQYDSRGRFGELLLLLPTLQSITWQMIEQIQFVKLFGMAKIDNLLQEMLLGGSANEAPHAPHSLHPHLVSEHLSSNVIVTSNMPTPIHNGQISTPETPIPSPPTASSSEHYKMAQGVIATVPKQPTSIPQPTITKQEAI